GTAGGGTTGAGCTGCCCTCCGCTTTCCCCTTCCTCATCACAGTCCACAAGACCATCCACAACCAAGATGCACTGCGCAGGATCAACGACCTCAGCCGTAGATACACTTAAATCTGGGTAGAAATACACATAGCTGTGGCCATAGTTCTTACTTTACAAGTATATAATCGGCTGAACTGAACACTGTAAGTAATCTGAGATAAATGTACTGAATGTCACTGAGCAAACAAATGAGAAGCATGGGCCACGTATATAATCATGCGAATTTTGTCTTGAAAAAAATTTAATCTTTGCAATAAAGATGAAATGCTAATGTTTTGGATCCGTcttgaatttacatttttgatttttgcCATTAAAATTGTCAAAATCAGAAAGCTACTCAATTTAtagtgatgtaaaaaaaacGGTCTGGACATTTTTGCATGGTACATGACAGAAATTATTAGTCAATTATCAAAACCAAGAGCAGCTGGTACATAGGGTTGTGGTCAGATGGGTTCAACAAGCCCAaattacagaatcagaatcaactTTATTGGCTAAGCATGTTGACACAAGGaatttgactttgttttcagTAGCTCTCAATGTACTTACACAAAGTGTCACGAACATTTTGCAAGATTATTGTGCAGGAATTGTGTTCAGACAACACATGGATGCCTTGTTTATGAGTATGAtggtatgtgtttttgtgtttggttgttttggTGTACAGTGCTCTGTAACGTCTACCAGAGTGCAGAAACTGAAATAGGTTATGACTACGTAACCTAATCCAGGTGTGGTGATGGTATCAGGACTATTTCTTAACGGGGAGCAGTTACCTCCTGGGACCTGTACATacacaatgtgttgtttctACATCatggtaaacaaacaagatattatttaattagtgagcttaataataataataacaacaacaacaacaaaaataacaataacaatagcACTTAGCACAAGCACTTTGTGATATCCGGTTTTGATATGTGCTTTATAAGTAAACtgtattgttgttattattgactacaatttaattttttaaaatacatcCTATGCCTATAATATGGAAAATTggaaaataaaattacattttcattaaataattaaagtTTAATATTCGCATACATACAAATTCATACttcattttaaagtaattttgaaTCACTCCCGATCAACCAAACTTAATCGACCTCGTTACACGCACCAATCACAGAGATGAAGCTTTTCTTAGCAAGGTTGTGTGAGCGAGCAGTGAGACATAGCGGAAGCCACGCAGGATTGCCTTCAAAGTAAGagatgacatgtttttaatttcGGGTTAAAAAGGCCCATATACGTTTTGGAAAGTGACAAACGTTAAGGCTGATATTACAATCCTTCTAGGGGTTAATGAATTGGAtatggagagaaacaaagaaaaaaattaacACTTATACATAAATTGGGGATTTATTTTGACAATTTCTCCCAATCCCCGGTCTGTTGACACTGTTATTTTACGAGAGCCTGTCTCCTACACTCAAAACAGATGACAGCATTGACCacaaaaatcaaagaaaactgACACTACTGTTACAGCTACTCTCTGGGTATAATTTGTGGATTATTTCTGATTTAAACTCGACATTATGATCATTTCGCGAACTGATGGCTTTCAAACACACAGGCGACCGTTCCGCTGTTAAGTCGCTggtaatgtatttttttttcacagcacaatgattgattttcttttataaacGGATGTGTCATTATCAGCTCACAGAGCCTATCGCGTTATTGAGTATGTTAACCGCATGACAGCGGGTTGTTGGAAACCTCCGCCGAcgtaaaaacagaaaattgcTCGCTGAAGTTGCAGCAATGGCTTCGGCGCTGAGTTGCTTCAGTGGTCCCGAGGTGCTGGAGGACGTGAATCACGCTCGGGGTTTGATGAAAGAGCTGAAATTACTGTACGACTGTCGGCTGCTCGGGGACGTTACTATCGGGGTTGAGTGCGAGGAAGAGCCACTGGAGCAAAGCGGCGAGTCAGCCAGAGGTGACATTGACCAACTTTTCCTGTGTAGCCGCAACGTCCTCGCCGCTGCCAGCCCTTACTTCAAAAGCATGTTCACCGGCGGGTTGAACGAGAGCATGCAGGAGAGGGTGGTCATCCGCGGGGTGGACGCCGAGTCCATGTCTGTTATCATCGACTATTGTTACACAGGCAGGGCCACCATCACGGAGAGCAACGTCCAGAGGCTGTACGCAGCGGCCAACATGCTTCAGCTTGAGTACATCAGGAAGGCTTGCTCCAGCTTCATGACAAGGAGGCTGGACCTCTCCAACTGTGTGGGGGTACTGAAATTTGCAGACACCTATGACAACCCTGAATTGAAGGAGAATGCACAAGCTTTCATAGCCAGGAACTTCAGCCAGGTGTGTAATGGAGGGGATCTTTGCGAGCTGGATTTGATGCAGTTAAAGGAGTTGTTGTCTCTGAACACTTTGGATGTGGACTGTGAAAGGAAGGTGTGCTCTGCTGCTTTGCAGTGGGTAGAGGCCAATGCCCCGCAGAAAAGAGAGGATGCATTGCAGGCACTGAAGTGTGTGCGCTGGAACTTGTTTACAGAAAAGGACAAGTGTTACCTGGAGGGCCTCATGGCAAGGCCTTTAATTGAGAAATACCTGGCATCTTTCTTTAACGGGTCTGCAGAGGACAGTTGTGGGATGTCTACAACTCTGGACGTACCAAAACACAGAATAGGTGTAAGTGCAAAAGAAATGATTCTCTTCTTCGGCCTACCCAACGACAACATAATGTGCTGTGACCCTTACTCAGAGGACCTGTATTTCATGGCTCCTCCTCTAGAGGACCTCAGCAGTCAGGATTACAAACGTTCCACTATGGAGTCCTTAATCGCCTGTGCCACACCTGAAAACAACTTGTACCTAGCCTCTCACCTCTCTAAACACTTCTGGCTGTACAACCCTGTGCTCAACAGCTGGCAGGAGTTGGCAGAGAGACCACTGGGGAGGATACACTCTGGGATGG
This window of the Enoplosus armatus isolate fEnoArm2 chromosome 11, fEnoArm2.hap1, whole genome shotgun sequence genome carries:
- the kbtbd7 gene encoding kelch repeat and BTB domain-containing protein 7, coding for MASALSCFSGPEVLEDVNHARGLMKELKLLYDCRLLGDVTIGVECEEEPLEQSGESARGDIDQLFLCSRNVLAAASPYFKSMFTGGLNESMQERVVIRGVDAESMSVIIDYCYTGRATITESNVQRLYAAANMLQLEYIRKACSSFMTRRLDLSNCVGVLKFADTYDNPELKENAQAFIARNFSQVCNGGDLCELDLMQLKELLSLNTLDVDCERKVCSAALQWVEANAPQKREDALQALKCVRWNLFTEKDKCYLEGLMARPLIEKYLASFFNGSAEDSCGMSTTLDVPKHRIGVSAKEMILFFGLPNDNIMCCDPYSEDLYFMAPPLEDLSSQDYKRSTMESLIACATPENNLYLASHLSKHFWLYNPVLNSWQELAERPLGRIHSGMGYLNGHVYLLGGRNPVTDARLKEVECYSVQRNQWTFVAPLPHSLGKMQVVALNDHLYVVNKRRMLCYDPKRNRWRHCGSLRRDKLHKACVFQDQIICVCDIPVVKAYSPTRGEWKRLGDIPIDSRALNYQVIQHNNKLLLLTQTLLQHNKNRVLIHEYDPARDAWKNVMAVYVSTLGPVCVSTRMYPACLGSAHSFSTEEDDDSGSSADWDFDGLTDPDSDSGSSSSFSDENW